Proteins from a genomic interval of Zingiber officinale cultivar Zhangliang chromosome 2A, Zo_v1.1, whole genome shotgun sequence:
- the LOC122042242 gene encoding dolichyl-diphosphooligosaccharide--protein glycosyltransferase 48 kDa subunit-like → MAKPFPTLAIPLFLLSVVSLLSLRCGAFSADRPTDRRLLVLVDDLAIRSSHSLYFSTLQSRGYDLDFKLADDPSLALSRYGQYLYDGLLLFSPSVQRFGGSLDLAGILDFVDAGHDLILAADSSASDLIREIATECGVDFDEDPAALVIDHTSYAVSETEGDHTLIASDIFIESTTILGDEKIEAPVLFRGIGHSLNAANSLVLKVLSASPAAYSANPATKLSSPPSLTGSAISLVSIVQARNNARVLITGSLDMFSNRFLKSGVQKAGSSIKNEKSGNQQFLTEISKWVFHERGHLKAINVRHHKVGETNEPSIYRINDDLEYSVEIYEWSGSSWKPYVVDDVQVQFYMMSPYVLKTLSTDKKGLYSTSFKVPDVYGVFQFKVEYERLGYTSLSLSKQIPVRPFRHNEYERFITTAFPYYGASFSTMAAFFIFTVVYLYNK, encoded by the exons ATGGCGAAGCCTTTCCCCACCTTGGCGATTCCCCTCTTCCTACTCTCTGTCGTCTCCCTATTATCTCTCCGCTGCGGCGCTTTCTCCGCCGATCGCCCCACCGATCGACGTCTCCTCGTCTTGGTGGACGATCTCGCGATCCGGTCCTCCCACTCCCTCTACTTCTCCACCCTTCAGTCCCGTGGTTACGATCTCGACTTCAAGCTCGCCGATGATCCCTCGCTCGCGCTTAGCCGGTACGGCCAGTACCTCTACGAcggccttctcctcttctctccctCCGTCCAAC GTTTTGGTGGATCTTTGGACCTGGCAGGAATTCTCGACTTTGTGGACGCAGGGCATGATTTGATCTTAGCGGCAGACTCGTCTGCTTCTGACCTGATTCGTGAGATCGCAACTGAGTGCGGGGTTGATTTTGATGAG GATCCCGCTGCTTTGGTTATTGATCACACTAGTTATGCAGTCTCTGAAACTGAAGGTGATCATACACTGATTGCTTCTGATATTTTCATTGAGTCTACTACGATTCTGGGTGATGAGAAAATTGAG GCTCCTGTTCTGTTCCGCGGGATTGGCCATTCTCTAAATGCTGCTAATAGCTTG GTATTGAAAGTTCTTTCTGCCTCCCCTGCTGCATATTCTGCAAATCCAGCAACTAAGCTTTCAAGTCCTCCATCACTTACAGGATCTGCAATATCATTAGTGTCTATTGTGCAG GCAAGAAACAATGCTCGTGTCTTGATAACTGGTTCTTTAGATATGTTCAGCAATCG TTTTCTTAAATCTGGCGTGCAGAAGGCTGGGAGCTCCATCAA GAATGAAAAATCTGGTAACCAGCAGTTTCTCACAGAGATTAGCAAATGGGTCTTCCATGAAAGAGGCCATCTCAAG GCTATTAATGTGCGTCATCACAAAGTTGGAGAAACAAATGAGCCATCTATCTACAGGATCAATGATGATTTG GAATATTCCGTTGAAATCTATGAGTGGTCTGGATCAAGCTGGAAACCATATGTTGTAGATGATGTTCAAGTTCAGTTTTACATGATGAGCCCTTATGTACTAAAAACCTTATCCACCGACAAGAAG GGCCTGTATTCAACCTCATTTAAGGTTCCTGATGTCTATGGCGTTTTTCAATTTAAGGTGGAGTACGAGAGACTGGGATACACAAGCTTGTCACTTTCAAAACAG ATACCAGTTCGACCTTTCCGCCACAACGAGTACGAGAGATTCATTACCACTGCCTTCCCATATTATGGAGCATCTTTTTCAACT ATGGCTGCATTTTTCATATTCACCGTTGTCTACCTCTACAACAAGTAG
- the LOC122039994 gene encoding cyclin-D1-1-like: MALSPVLLSDSSNLLCLEDADDEWAPPCRAAAAALADGQGLATLLAVEAGHEPPGAAHFVAGPLLAAARSDAVKWILKVNEFYRFRAATAYLSVTYLDRFLSSHSIPAVEKGGEVWPMQLVSVACVSVAAKMEEVRVPSLLDLQILDPGYVFDPSTVRRMELLLMAAIGWRMRAVTPFDFLPHLSAAPCLLSRAAGLVLSSLRVVDFLSFRPSEIAVASALCAADDTADASAGCGGDSSSRSAEWASQEAVSRCRQLMDDYLLDTCPSASRSKPNPPCSTSASPLGPPSASPVAILDAAAAASGCSSCDSAATAKRRRLGGNCTESLSADH; this comes from the exons ATGGCCCTCTCGCCTGTCCTGCTCTCCGACTCGTCCAACCTCCTCTGCCTCGAGGACGCCGACGACGAGTGGGCCCCGCCATGCCGCGCCGCCGCAGCCGCTCTCGCGGACGGCCAAGGCTTGGCCACTCTACTCGCCGTCGAGGCCGGGCACGAGCCACCCGGCGCGGCCCACTTCGTCGCCGGCCCCCTCCTCGCCGCCGCGCGCAGCGACGCCGTCAAGTGGATCCTCAAG GTGAACGAGTTCTACCGATTCCGAGCAGCGACGGCGTACCTCTCTGTGACCTACCTCGACCGATTCCTCTCTTCCCATTCGATTCCG GCGGTGGAGAAAGGGGGCGAAGTGTGGCCGATGCAACTGGTCTCTGTGGCGTGCGTGTCGGTGGCGGCGAAGATGGAGGAGGTGCGCGTGCCGTCGCTGCTCGACCTTCAGATCCTGGACCCCGGCTACGTGTTCGACCCCTCCACCGTCCGCCGCATGGAGCTCCTCCTCATGGCGGCCATCGGATGGCGGATGCGCGCCGTCACGCCCTTCGACTTTCTCCCCCACCTTTCCGCCGCGCCTTGCCTCCTCTCCCGCGCCGCCGGCCTCGTCCTCTCCTCCCTCCGTG TGGTGGATTTCCTAAGCTTTCGGCCGTCGGAGATCGCTGTGGCATCCGCGCTCTGCGCAGCCGACGATACGGCCGATGCCTCCGCCGGGTGCGGCGGCGATTCGTCGAGCCGTTCCGCCGAATGGGCGAGCCAG GAAGCGGTGAGCCGGTGTCGCCAGCTCATGGACGACTATCTCCTCGACACGTGTCCGTCAGCGTCCCGGTCGAAGCCCAACCCTCCCTGCTCTACCTCGGCGTCTCCTCTGGGGCCTCCATCGGCGAGCCCAGTCGCCATCCTCGACGCCGCCGCCGCTGCCTCAGGCTGTAGCAGCTGCGACTCCGCCGCGACCGCCAAGCGCCGCCGGCTCGGCGGCAACTGTACAGAGAGCTTAAGCGCCGATCACTAA
- the LOC122042243 gene encoding protein transport protein SEC13 homolog B-like — MPAQKIETGHQDVVHDVQMDYYGKRLATASSDATIKIIGVSGSSHQHLATLSGHQGPVWQVAWAHPKFGSLIASCGYDGQVIIWKEGSKPDEWIQAHVFTEHKSSVNSIAWAPHELGLCLASGSSDGNISVFTARTDGGWDTTRIDQAHPVGVTSVTWAPALAPGALVGSGQLDPVQKLASGGCDNTVKVWKLYNGNWKMDCFPALHMHSDWVRDVAWAPNLGLPKSTIASASQDGTVVIWTVGKEGDQWEGKVLHDFQTPVWRVSWSLTGNILAVADGNNNVSLWKEAVDGQWQQVTTVEP, encoded by the coding sequence ATGCCTGCACAGAAGATAGAGACTGGTCACCAGGATGTTGTCCATGATGTGCAGATGGACTACTACGGCAAGCGTTTGGCAACAGCATCTTCCGATGCTACCATCAAAATTATCGGTGTGAGTGGCTCTTCTCATCAGCACCTTGCAACCCTGAGTGGTCACCAAGGACCAGTATGGCAGGTGGCATGGGCCCATCCAAAATTTGGTTCATTGATTGCATCTTGTGGCTATGACGGCCAAGTGATCATCTGGAAGGAAGGCAGCAAACCTGATGAGTGGATTCAGGCGCATGTATTCACAGAGCACAAGAGCTCTGTCAACTCCATTGCGTGGGCTCCTCACGAGCTTGGCCTCTGCTTGGCTTCTGGTTCCTCAGATGGGAACATCTCAGTCTTCACTGCACGAACTGATGGTGGCTGGGACACCACAAGGATTGATCAGGCGCACCCAGTGGGTGTCACTTCTGTGACATGGGCTCCAGCCTTGGCCCCAGGTGCTCTCGTTGGTTCTGGGCAGCTTGATCCTGTACAGAAACTTGCGTCTGGTGGCTGCGACAACACTGTCAAAGTGTGGAAACTCTACAATGGTAATTGGAAGATGGACTGTTTTCCCGCTCTCCATATGCATTCTGACTGGGTGAGAGATGTGGCTTGGGCACCAAACTTAGGACTTCCGAAATCCACTATTGCAAGCGCATCCCAGGATGGCACGGTTGTCATATGGACAGTGGGCAAGGAAGGCGATCAATGGGAAGGAAAAGTTTTGCATGACTTTCAGACTCCTGTATGGAGAGTATCATGGTCGCTCACAGGAAACATATTAGCTGTAGCCGATGGTAACAATAATGTCTCATTGTGGAAGGAAGCCGTCGATGGGCAATGGCAGCAGGTGACTACCGTCGAACCATAA